Proteins encoded together in one Papaver somniferum cultivar HN1 unplaced genomic scaffold, ASM357369v1 unplaced-scaffold_21, whole genome shotgun sequence window:
- the LOC113339388 gene encoding uncharacterized protein LOC113339388 gives MEELKSKYEILKFEHRSMLFVNDNFKRYLLKDKEEIRNLEAKKNALITEKDNAILKGAHAFKDFHEIKLQVEMERDRAISVKNAFASRENMIRSRLLIENDDEFEWAARVIDNARTGLSTNVSLESDRAEVVKAIISKKEDIEKKHLQEINDLKLKLSARDSKYGKLKKKFIVSISNMKKDSIRLRDEHVKKNAEEICAEYQIPLSDFKPSDVEPNEEDIEIYDSEVVHEEYEETDEEDNGSGSGEDSEFEEDLGGDSSKGGGNDKSGK, from the exons ATGGAGGAACTCAAGTCAAAATATGAGATCCTCAAATTTGAACATAGGTCCATGTTATTTGTGAATGACAATTTTAAACGCTACCTCCTTAAAGACAAGGAGGAAATTAGGAATCTTGAGGCGAAAAAGAATGCTCTTATAACTGAAAAGGATAATGCAATTCTTAAGGGTGCTCATGCTTTTAAGGACTTTCATGAGATTAAACTCCAAGTTGAGATGGAGAGAGATCGAGCTATAAGCGTAAAGAACGCCTTTGCTTCTCGTGAGAATATGATTCGCTCTCGTCTGCTTATTGAGAATGATGATGAGTTTGAGTGGGCTGCTAGGGTTATTGATAATGCTAGGACAGGTTTATCCACAAATGTTAGTTTAGAATCTGATCGTGCTGAAGTTGTAAAGGCTATTATTTCTAAGAAAGAAG ATATtgaaaagaaacatcttcaagaAATCAATGATTTGAAGTTGAAACTTTCTGCTAGAGACTCCAAATACGGCAAGCTTAAAAAGAAGTTTATTGTTTCCATTTCCAATATGAAGAAGGATTCGATTCGTCTTCGAGACGAGCATGTTAAGAAGAACGCGGAAGAGATCTGTGCCGAATATCAAATTCCTCTTTCAGATTTCAAGCCTTCTGATGTTGAACCTAATGAAGAGGATATTGAAATATATGATAGTGAGGTGGTGCATGAAGAGTATGAGGAGACTGATGAAGAAGATAATGGTTCGGGATCTGGAGAAGATTCAGAGTTTGAAGAGGATTTGGGAGGTGATTCTTCTAAAGGTGGTGGGAATGACAAGAGTGGAAAGTAG
- the LOC113340344 gene encoding UDP-glycosyltransferase 91C1-like, which translates to METKENQYHIALFPWLAFGHIIPFLELSKSLASNGNGDIQISFISTPSIIKRLPPICPPSLGARINFLSIDLPSVNNLPAGCEATVDLKDGEQTQYLKIAYDLLQAPVETLLHEIKPDLIIFDLINCWIPDVGTKLHIPTAFFSVFATPLLAFVGPPSEYKESNTTRTPEYLTSVPEWIPFPSSLAYRYHEAVGVNEILNTKDATGLSTVDRFVKVIEGCNFVLARSCIELDGDYLNLLKDLYQKPVFPMGLLPPPVQGSSVKSNSGDSSKSSNSEMFDWLDKQQPETVVYVAFGSEYKIGIKQIHELAYGLENSELPFLWVLRKPEGIDESSLLPSGFVDRIRGKGFMCFGWISQVEVLAHSAIGGSLFHSGWGSILEILFFGHSLILMPMIIDQGINARFLVEKGLGFEVERNEDGSFTRDAVAKAMRIVMVEPEGQQLRQRTTEMSKSIFSNQGLHGDYVRKFISSLGQLLS; encoded by the coding sequence ATGGAGACTAAAGAAAATCAATACCATATAGCTTTGTTTCCATGGTTGGCATTTGGTCATATTATACCATTTCTAGAGTTATCAAAGAGTTTAGCTTCAAATGGAAACGGTGATATTCAAATATCTTTCATATCCACTCCAAGCATCATTAAAAGACTACCACCAATCTGTCCGCCCAGTTTGGGGGCTCGTATCAATTTCTTATCAATTGACTTGCCTTCGGTTAATAACTTACCTGCAGGTTGTGAAGCAACTGTTGATTTGAAAGATGGGGAGCAAACCCAATATCTTAAGATAGCATACGATTTATTACAAGCGCCGGTTGAGACGCTATTGCATGAAATCAAACCTGATTTGATAATATTCGATCTTATCAACTGCTGGATACCGGACGTAGGAACTAAACTCCATATTCCTACTGCATTTTTCAGCGTGTTCGCTACACCATTGCTTGCGTTTGTTGGACCACCGTCGGAATATAAAGAGTCGAACACGACTCGCACACCGGAGTATTTAACTTCTGTACCGGAATGGATTCCTTTTCCTTCGAGTCTTGCATATCGATATCATGAAGCTGTAGGGGTGAACGAAATTCTGAACACTAAAGATGCAACTGGGCTTTCAACAGTTGACAGATTTGTAAAAGTTATTGAAGGTTGCAACTTCGTTTTAGCTAGAAGTTGCATAGAACTTGATGGAGATTATTTGAACCTCCTCAAAGATCTCTACCAGAAACCGGTTTTTCCGATGGGTTTACTACCGCCTCCTGTGCAGGGTTCATCGGTTAAGAGCAACTCCGGTGATTCAAGTAAGAGTTCTAATTCTGAAATGTTCGATTGGTTAGACAAACAACAACCAGAAACTGTTGTTTATGTAGCATTTGGAAGTGAGTACAAAATAGGCATTAAGCAAATTCATGAACTAGCATATGGGTTGGAAAATTCGGAGTTACCGTTCTTGTGGGTGCTAAGGAAACCAGAAGGTATTGATGAATCAAGTCTATTACCATCTGGTTTCGTGGATAGAATCAGAGGAAAAGGTTTCATGTGCTTTGGATGGATCTCTCAAGTAGAGGTTTTAGCTCATAGTGCAATTGGTGGGAGTTTGTTTCACTCTGGATGGGGATCTATTTTGGAGATTCTCTTCTTTGGTCATAGCCTGATCCTAATGCCAATGATCATTGACCAAGGAATAAATGCTAGGTTCTTAGTCGAGAAAGGCCTTGGTTTCGAAGTTGAAAGAAACGAAGACGGTTCCTTCACCAGAGACGCAGTTGCAAAAGCAATGAGGATTGTGATGGTAGAGCCAGAGGGACAGCAACTGCGACAGAGGACAACTGAGATGAGTAAAAgcattttctcaaaccaaggtctCCATGGGGATTACGTACGCAAATTCATTTCTTCATTAGGCCAACTGCTAAGTTAA